One stretch of Akkermansia sp. RCC_12PD DNA includes these proteins:
- a CDS encoding C-GCAxxG-C-C family protein — MTISGEYRAARALDYFHQGYNCSQSVFTAFADVCGLSEETALRLSSPLGAGIGRMREVCGAFCGLSMVAGSLHGNTSPDTGEKEKIFSLVQSLAADFKKEFGTLYCRELLGLTPEQLAGETARPGDRTAAYYASRPCERCIAFCAHLAADLEAGTPAH; from the coding sequence ATGACCATTTCCGGGGAATACCGCGCAGCCCGCGCGCTGGACTACTTTCACCAGGGCTACAATTGTTCCCAGTCCGTGTTCACGGCCTTTGCGGATGTCTGCGGACTGTCGGAAGAGACGGCTCTCAGGCTCTCTTCCCCGCTGGGGGCGGGCATCGGCCGCATGCGGGAAGTCTGCGGCGCGTTCTGCGGGTTGAGCATGGTAGCCGGCAGTCTGCACGGCAATACCTCCCCGGATACCGGGGAAAAGGAAAAAATCTTTTCCCTGGTGCAGTCCCTGGCCGCGGATTTCAAGAAAGAATTCGGCACCCTGTACTGTCGGGAACTGCTGGGCCTGACCCCGGAACAACTGGCGGGGGAAACGGCGCGCCCCGGCGACAGGACGGCGGCCTATTATGCATCCCGCCCGTGTGAACGCTGCATCGCCTTCTGCGCACACTTGGCGGCGGATCTGGAAGCCGGCACTCCGGCACATTAA
- a CDS encoding ferritin family protein, which yields MPEFTNAFSGLKEDRMLTHNELVRAIRFMIAAEYEAIQLYTQLAESTDNKLAQEVLLDITNEEKEHAGEFLRLLQVLAPDEQGFYDEGMGETNEKIEKLKGSCKSGQCSSGKDAH from the coding sequence ATGCCTGAATTTACAAATGCATTTAGCGGATTGAAGGAAGACCGGATGCTCACTCACAATGAACTGGTGAGGGCCATCCGGTTCATGATCGCGGCGGAATATGAAGCCATCCAGCTTTATACCCAGCTTGCGGAATCCACGGACAACAAGCTTGCCCAGGAAGTCCTTCTGGACATCACCAATGAAGAAAAGGAACACGCCGGCGAATTTCTCCGTCTCCTTCAGGTTCTGGCCCCGGATGAACAGGGCTTCTACGACGAAGGGATGGGCGAAACCAATGAAAAAATTGAAAAACTGAAAGGTTCCTGCAAGAGCGGCCAGTGCTCCTCCGGCAAGGACGCCCATTGA
- a CDS encoding ferritin family protein produces MPEFTNAFSGLKEDRMLTHNELVRAIRFMIAAEYESIQIYTQLAESTDNKLAQEVLLDITNEEKEHAGEFLRLLQVLAPDEQGFYDEGMGETNEKIEKLKGSCKDGQCAAGKDAH; encoded by the coding sequence ATGCCTGAATTTACAAATGCATTTAGCGGATTGAAGGAAGACCGTATGCTCACTCACAATGAACTGGTGAGGGCCATCCGGTTCATGATCGCGGCGGAATATGAATCCATTCAGATTTATACCCAGCTTGCGGAATCCACGGACAACAAGCTTGCCCAGGAAGTTCTTCTGGACATCACCAATGAAGAAAAGGAACACGCCGGCGAATTTCTCCGTCTCCTTCAGGTACTGGCCCCGGATGAACAGGGCTTCTACGACGAAGGGATGGGTGAAACCAATGAAAAAATTGAAAAATTGAAAGGGTCCTGCAAAGACGGCCAGTGTGCCGCCGGCAAGGACGCCCATTGA
- a CDS encoding thioredoxin family protein: protein MIFALCAAVGFSVSGGSLAQDAPADKEAAAKAAKAAKVKFRWGKSLKSAQKQSEETGLPIVLLFTGTSWCGYCVKLEKEVLSKKEFKQGMDGVAIGVKFEFSSSDFSKSKEAKTYKVTGVPAMVVVDAEGKELGRTGYIPGRTPVQYVEFFKKYAPKTSEVK from the coding sequence TTGATTTTTGCATTATGCGCCGCAGTAGGATTCAGCGTTTCCGGGGGTTCTCTGGCTCAGGATGCCCCGGCGGACAAGGAAGCCGCCGCCAAAGCGGCCAAGGCTGCCAAGGTGAAATTCCGCTGGGGAAAGAGCCTGAAGAGCGCCCAGAAGCAGTCGGAAGAAACGGGGCTTCCCATCGTTCTTCTTTTCACGGGAACGTCCTGGTGCGGCTACTGCGTCAAACTGGAAAAGGAAGTCCTTTCCAAGAAGGAATTCAAACAGGGCATGGACGGCGTGGCCATAGGCGTCAAATTCGAATTCAGCAGTTCGGATTTCAGCAAGTCGAAGGAGGCCAAGACATATAAAGTCACGGGTGTTCCCGCCATGGTCGTGGTGGATGCGGAAGGCAAGGAACTGGGGCGCACGGGTTATATTCCCGGACGCACTCCCGTCCAGTACGTTGAATTTTTCAAGAAGTACGCACCCAAAACCTCAGAGGTCAAATAG
- a CDS encoding portal protein: MEERIAELTSVYKALAAQRAPWETWWDRLRDYVLPRRLNREGEVSLPSRDAMDRMTDTTAVEACQKLASGHMSYITPSHDVWFKWSAPDDQGGDEAEAWYNQCSEVALKELSVSNFYTEIHECFLDRVALGTGSLFTGTSVDGRLLFTNIPCGQFACAENAEGRVDTYVREFTFTAHQARSMFGLKALGPRAREVLERGGNPYSTSLRFLHVVRPRTRRSRRRVQASHMPFESVYLSLDDQVIVEEGGYMEFPYLVTRFLKWGNGPYGLAPGRLVFPAIQQAQFLNRILDTLGEVAAFPRILELASQIGEVDLRAGGRTVITPEAASLHLPREWATQGRYDIGMDRLAQKQEAIKRAYYLPMLELWGGHHGSMTATEVMARENERVLMFSPSFTLFVSDLYSTMARIFSLLFRMGKFPRPPRAVLREGRDGTVRVGEPRVVYQSKIALVLRRLQNEGMDRSLQRLNMMMQAAPELADHVDWDACFRLSARVEGAPESMLKPWADVQAARRQRQALQQSGEQEPAGGEDPYASLDPLLSQLTAIQE, encoded by the coding sequence ATGGAAGAACGAATTGCGGAACTGACTTCCGTGTATAAGGCTCTGGCCGCCCAGCGCGCGCCCTGGGAGACCTGGTGGGACCGGCTCCGGGACTATGTACTGCCCAGGCGCCTGAACCGGGAGGGGGAGGTTTCCCTCCCCAGCCGGGACGCCATGGACCGCATGACGGACACGACCGCCGTGGAGGCCTGCCAGAAGCTCGCCAGCGGCCATATGTCCTACATCACCCCCAGCCATGACGTGTGGTTCAAGTGGTCCGCTCCGGATGACCAGGGAGGGGACGAGGCGGAGGCGTGGTACAACCAGTGCTCGGAAGTCGCCTTGAAGGAACTCTCCGTATCCAATTTCTACACGGAGATTCACGAATGCTTCCTGGACCGCGTGGCTCTGGGAACGGGCAGCCTCTTTACCGGAACGTCCGTGGACGGACGGCTGCTGTTTACGAACATCCCCTGCGGGCAATTCGCCTGCGCGGAGAATGCGGAGGGCAGGGTGGACACCTACGTCAGGGAATTCACGTTCACGGCCCATCAGGCACGCAGCATGTTCGGGCTCAAGGCTCTCGGCCCTCGGGCGCGGGAAGTGCTGGAACGCGGCGGCAATCCGTATTCCACCTCCCTGAGGTTTCTTCACGTGGTGCGTCCGCGCACCCGGCGCAGCCGTCGCAGGGTGCAGGCGTCCCACATGCCATTTGAAAGTGTTTACCTGTCTCTGGACGACCAGGTGATCGTGGAGGAAGGGGGATACATGGAATTTCCGTACCTGGTCACCCGGTTCCTGAAATGGGGAAACGGCCCGTACGGGTTGGCTCCCGGCAGGCTGGTTTTTCCCGCCATCCAGCAGGCGCAGTTCCTGAACCGTATTCTGGACACGCTGGGAGAGGTAGCCGCCTTCCCCCGCATTCTGGAACTGGCCAGTCAGATCGGGGAGGTGGACCTGAGGGCCGGCGGCAGAACGGTGATTACGCCGGAGGCCGCCTCCCTCCATCTGCCGCGGGAATGGGCCACGCAGGGCAGGTACGACATAGGGATGGACCGCCTGGCCCAGAAGCAGGAGGCCATCAAGCGGGCCTACTATCTGCCCATGCTGGAACTGTGGGGCGGCCATCACGGCAGCATGACAGCCACGGAAGTGATGGCCCGGGAAAACGAGCGCGTGCTCATGTTTTCCCCGTCTTTCACCCTGTTCGTGAGCGACTTGTATTCCACCATGGCGCGCATCTTTTCCCTCCTGTTCCGCATGGGCAAATTCCCTAGGCCGCCCCGCGCTGTTCTAAGGGAGGGGCGGGACGGCACCGTCCGGGTGGGGGAACCCAGGGTGGTATACCAGTCCAAAATAGCCCTGGTGCTGCGGCGTTTGCAGAACGAAGGCATGGACCGCAGCCTGCAGCGCTTGAACATGATGATGCAGGCGGCTCCGGAACTGGCGGACCATGTGGACTGGGATGCCTGCTTCCGCCTGTCCGCACGGGTGGAAGGTGCGCCGGAAAGCATGCTGAAACCCTGGGCGGACGTTCAGGCCGCGCGGCGCCAGCGCCAGGCGTTGCAGCAGTCCGGAGAGCAGGAACCTGCCGGGGGGGAAGACCCTTACGCCTCCCTTGATCCGTTGCTCAGCCAATTAACAGCCATTCAGGAATGA
- a CDS encoding MarR family winged helix-turn-helix transcriptional regulator, translating to MKALDFIQIFASNVRRMDFRLSSAQVILAIIAGYRRHSTITEATRLHPNTVTNILQDLIAQGYVERFGDCRPYVYRSTERGRQLAGNLLDKQTQPDS from the coding sequence ATGAAAGCCTTGGACTTCATCCAAATATTCGCTTCCAACGTACGCAGGATGGACTTCCGCCTCAGCAGCGCGCAAGTCATTCTGGCCATCATTGCCGGGTACCGGCGTCACAGCACCATCACGGAAGCGACGCGGCTGCACCCCAACACCGTTACAAACATTTTGCAGGACCTCATCGCGCAGGGTTACGTGGAGCGCTTCGGGGACTGCCGTCCCTATGTCTACCGCTCTACGGAGAGAGGCAGGCAACTGGCCGGAAACCTGCTGGACAAACAAACACAGCCGGACTCATGA
- the cas2 gene encoding CRISPR-associated endonuclease Cas2: protein MYILITYDVVTEDKAGQRRLRRVARACENIGQRVQNSVFECEVSPAQLVEIRSKLLKIIDQDSDSLRIYHMGSNWHHKIEQLGKEKSYDISGPLII from the coding sequence ATGTATATTCTCATCACCTACGATGTTGTTACGGAAGACAAGGCCGGCCAGCGCCGCCTGAGGCGGGTTGCCCGTGCTTGTGAAAACATCGGGCAGAGAGTACAGAATTCCGTGTTTGAATGCGAGGTTTCTCCGGCCCAATTGGTTGAAATCAGGAGCAAGTTGCTTAAAATTATTGATCAGGACAGTGACAGCCTCCGGATTTACCACATGGGGTCCAATTGGCATCATAAAATCGAACAATTAGGCAAGGAAAAGAGCTATGACATTTCCGGGCCGTTGATCATTTGA
- the cas1c gene encoding type I-C CRISPR-associated endonuclease Cas1c has translation MKKHLNTLFVTLEGCWLSKDGDTVKVNSEGQCLLRVPLHNLEGIVTLGWDIGVSPYLMGACAEKGITLSFCNPYGKFLAGVQGFMKGNILLRREQYRWADEEAKWVVVAREMIAAKIANCRNLLLRAQRTYGKNLSEEVNRLAAFCRMVRGCVSGDILRGIEGSAAETYFSCLSHCQRTEDPELVFEGRNRRPPKDCFNALLSFLYSLLCHDARSALESSGIDAAAGFLHRDRPGRPGMALDLMEEFRAPLADRLALTLINRKQISSDDFDREESGAVFLKEDSRKKVLTAWQERKKTVLVHPFLQEKTTLGLLIHIQALLLARHLRGDMDCYPPFIGK, from the coding sequence ATGAAGAAGCATTTAAATACATTGTTCGTGACGCTGGAAGGATGCTGGCTGTCCAAGGACGGAGATACTGTAAAAGTAAATTCGGAAGGTCAGTGCCTGCTGCGGGTCCCTCTTCATAATCTGGAAGGAATCGTCACGCTGGGGTGGGATATCGGCGTGTCTCCGTATTTGATGGGGGCCTGTGCGGAAAAAGGAATTACACTGTCGTTCTGCAATCCTTACGGTAAATTCCTGGCTGGCGTGCAGGGATTCATGAAAGGAAACATCCTGTTGCGCCGGGAACAGTACCGCTGGGCCGATGAAGAAGCAAAATGGGTTGTAGTGGCGCGGGAAATGATTGCCGCAAAAATCGCCAATTGCCGCAACTTGCTGTTGAGGGCACAGAGGACTTACGGGAAAAATCTTTCGGAAGAAGTGAACCGGCTGGCTGCTTTTTGCCGCATGGTCCGCGGGTGCGTTTCCGGAGACATTCTGCGGGGAATTGAAGGCTCCGCCGCGGAAACGTATTTTTCCTGCCTGTCCCACTGCCAGCGCACGGAAGATCCGGAACTGGTATTTGAAGGCCGCAACAGACGACCGCCAAAGGACTGTTTCAACGCGTTGCTTTCCTTTTTGTACAGTTTGTTGTGCCATGATGCCAGGTCCGCCTTGGAAAGCTCCGGGATTGACGCGGCTGCAGGGTTTCTGCACCGCGATCGTCCGGGACGCCCCGGCATGGCATTGGACCTTATGGAAGAATTCCGGGCTCCTTTGGCGGACCGTCTGGCCTTGACTCTGATTAACCGCAAGCAGATATCTTCAGACGACTTTGACAGGGAAGAATCCGGAGCCGTCTTTTTGAAGGAGGATTCCCGTAAAAAAGTTCTGACCGCATGGCAGGAACGCAAGAAAACCGTTCTGGTTCATCCCTTCCTCCAGGAGAAAACCACGCTGGGACTGCTGATCCATATTCAGGCGCTGTTGCTGGCACGCCATCTGCGCGGAGATATGGATTGTTATCCTCCGTTTATTGGCAAATAA
- the cas4 gene encoding CRISPR-associated protein Cas4 — translation MLPSLFSVPLAALQHYLYCPRQCALIHLECVWADNQFTAEGNVFHERADSGMTENRGRKKILRSLHVSSLQWGIHGIADVVEAVYAEKGGVPISMTPVEYKVGKPKPHRADEVQVCAQALCLEEMFGTAIPAGFLFYGKTQRRHEVAFDDELRSLTVRIIRETRDILIGVVTPLPQYSKACKSCSLVNDCLPDVCRERRLGMKDRVDEVFEESLNMWEADDL, via the coding sequence ATGCTACCTTCTCTCTTTTCCGTTCCCCTGGCGGCATTGCAGCATTATCTGTACTGTCCCAGGCAGTGCGCGCTGATTCATCTGGAATGTGTGTGGGCTGACAACCAGTTTACGGCGGAAGGGAATGTATTTCATGAACGGGCGGATTCCGGCATGACGGAAAACCGCGGACGAAAGAAAATTCTGCGTTCCCTGCATGTTTCCTCCCTCCAATGGGGAATTCACGGCATTGCGGATGTTGTGGAGGCTGTTTATGCTGAAAAAGGCGGCGTTCCCATATCCATGACTCCGGTGGAATACAAGGTAGGCAAGCCAAAACCGCATCGCGCGGACGAAGTGCAGGTATGCGCCCAGGCCTTGTGCCTGGAGGAAATGTTCGGAACGGCCATTCCTGCGGGGTTTTTATTTTACGGGAAAACCCAGAGGAGGCATGAGGTGGCGTTTGATGATGAATTGCGTTCCCTGACGGTTCGGATTATTCGGGAAACCAGGGATATCCTGATCGGAGTGGTAACGCCTTTGCCCCAATATTCCAAAGCCTGTAAATCCTGTTCTCTGGTCAACGACTGCCTTCCGGACGTATGCCGGGAACGCAGGCTGGGAATGAAGGACCGTGTGGACGAAGTATTTGAGGAAAGTCTGAATATGTGGGAGGCTGATGATTTATGA
- the cas3 gene encoding CRISPR-associated helicase Cas3': MLARPGQTIEQHTHECTVGASLNASRIGLARTAALIGAFHDFGKWSDAFYDYMEAIASGKNRTRKGSVDHSTAGAQHLWRYFTDGRQAIEPFERYWVQIIALCCLSHHEGCLIDNLKTEGTNHFKARITKDVRQSYYEEAWKNIPAEEKARMQELLSDPALREEWRSFDALLRKGEKKLSSREIKYRYGLLSRFLLSCLVDADHSSAGGEPIEAVPTPPWDKMLANLDRYLARLASRGMIDDLRAEISQRSFTAADRPQGKFLMTLPTGAGKTLASLRFALTHALKHQLDRLIYVIPYTSIIDQNAATIREALGNEFADLILVHHANVLVDPKNDLSEEELYQEEKRRYKAECTWKSPVILTTAVQFLQTLFSKGSSYVRRMNSLASSVIIFDEVQALPLKSTYLLTSALNFMEEVMGCSLVLCTATQPIWSQLEDENWHLRLNPDPHIIPDYQRYFELFYSNRRIAVNIIEESEKWKLQQFADFALKQAQSGRNTLMVVNTKTFARNLYEACGDVPDVQIYHLSTNMIPQDRSNIITNRIDKQSLKTAKRIKKPVLCFSTQLIEAGVDVDFDVVIRSAAGLDSLVQAGGRCNRDAQLDKGEIFVVFPSEKLENINKLEEINIGKTLLKTILPDVQGNTNLLMEENALNSFYQYYYSENKSRLYYPLKTNSYTMMDLLSTNSTIKMEAQRIQTDYSFMLLHQSFQEAAKNYQVLEGLSTPVIVSKGKGAEITEHLRALAHPHSKEEWEAVRKLLKEAMEYTLSLNYTEKDINAMLASGIIALLPTDYPVYILSKHHYDEKTGFSWSKSEPYAKNPNGLTV, from the coding sequence ATGCTAGCACGGCCCGGACAGACAATAGAACAACACACACATGAGTGTACTGTAGGAGCTTCACTCAATGCCTCAAGAATAGGTTTGGCAAGGACGGCTGCTCTGATTGGAGCGTTCCATGATTTTGGAAAATGGAGTGATGCCTTTTATGACTATATGGAAGCTATTGCCTCGGGGAAAAATCGTACTCGGAAGGGCTCCGTCGATCATTCTACGGCAGGAGCACAACATTTATGGCGTTATTTCACAGATGGACGGCAAGCAATAGAGCCCTTTGAAAGATATTGGGTCCAAATAATAGCCCTCTGCTGTCTTTCCCATCATGAAGGGTGCCTGATTGATAACTTAAAGACAGAGGGAACAAATCATTTCAAGGCACGCATTACCAAAGACGTCCGGCAATCCTATTATGAAGAAGCCTGGAAAAATATACCGGCAGAAGAAAAGGCCCGGATGCAGGAATTGCTTTCAGACCCGGCATTAAGGGAAGAATGGCGTTCGTTTGACGCCCTACTCCGGAAAGGTGAAAAAAAACTTTCCTCCAGGGAAATAAAATACCGATATGGCCTTTTATCTCGCTTTTTACTGAGTTGTCTTGTAGATGCCGATCATTCCAGTGCGGGGGGCGAACCGATTGAAGCCGTACCTACTCCTCCATGGGATAAAATGTTGGCAAATCTGGACAGATATCTGGCGCGCCTTGCCTCACGAGGAATGATTGATGATTTGCGGGCAGAAATTTCCCAACGCAGTTTCACCGCCGCTGACCGTCCTCAAGGCAAGTTTTTGATGACACTCCCCACAGGAGCCGGAAAAACTTTGGCAAGCCTGAGATTTGCATTGACTCATGCCCTGAAGCACCAGCTGGACCGGCTAATTTATGTCATTCCCTACACTTCTATTATTGATCAGAATGCAGCCACTATCCGCGAGGCATTGGGAAATGAGTTTGCCGACCTTATTCTGGTTCATCATGCCAATGTGCTGGTGGATCCAAAAAACGATCTATCTGAAGAAGAACTCTACCAGGAGGAAAAACGCCGTTATAAAGCAGAATGTACGTGGAAATCTCCCGTCATCCTGACAACGGCAGTACAGTTTCTACAGACTCTGTTTTCCAAGGGTAGCAGCTATGTGCGCCGTATGAACAGTTTGGCCAGTTCCGTGATCATTTTTGATGAAGTACAAGCACTTCCGTTAAAATCGACCTACCTGTTGACGTCTGCATTAAATTTCATGGAAGAAGTCATGGGATGCAGTCTTGTTTTATGCACGGCCACGCAACCTATATGGAGCCAATTGGAAGACGAAAACTGGCACTTAAGATTAAATCCGGATCCTCATATCATTCCCGACTATCAACGGTACTTTGAATTGTTTTATTCCAACCGCCGGATCGCTGTGAATATAATTGAAGAATCCGAAAAATGGAAGCTGCAGCAATTTGCCGATTTTGCTCTAAAACAAGCTCAAAGCGGGAGAAATACCTTAATGGTTGTTAATACCAAAACATTTGCCCGCAATTTATATGAGGCGTGTGGAGACGTACCGGACGTGCAAATCTACCATTTGAGTACGAACATGATTCCACAGGATCGCTCAAATATCATCACCAATAGAATAGACAAGCAATCTCTTAAAACGGCTAAAAGGATAAAAAAGCCCGTTTTGTGCTTTAGTACGCAATTGATTGAAGCGGGGGTGGATGTAGACTTTGATGTAGTTATTCGCAGTGCAGCCGGGTTGGATTCCCTTGTCCAAGCCGGAGGCCGTTGCAACAGAGATGCTCAACTGGATAAAGGAGAAATCTTTGTCGTTTTCCCATCTGAGAAATTGGAAAATATAAACAAACTGGAAGAAATCAACATAGGCAAGACTCTTTTAAAAACGATTCTCCCTGATGTGCAAGGCAATACCAACTTACTCATGGAAGAGAACGCCTTGAACTCATTTTATCAATATTATTATTCCGAAAATAAGAGCAGGCTGTATTATCCGTTGAAAACCAACAGTTACACTATGATGGACCTTCTTTCGACGAACAGTACCATCAAAATGGAGGCTCAACGGATCCAGACCGATTACTCCTTTATGCTTCTGCACCAGTCCTTCCAGGAGGCAGCAAAAAATTATCAAGTTCTGGAAGGTTTATCAACCCCCGTCATTGTAAGTAAAGGAAAAGGTGCAGAAATCACTGAGCATCTGCGGGCCTTGGCACATCCCCACTCCAAGGAAGAATGGGAAGCAGTCCGGAAGTTGCTCAAGGAAGCCATGGAATATACTCTCTCCTTAAACTATACAGAGAAGGATATCAATGCCATGCTTGCAAGCGGCATCATTGCCTTATTGCCCACGGATTATCCTGTCTATATACTTTCAAAACATCATTATGATGAAAAAACTGGTTTTTCATGGTCAAAGTCGGAACCATATGCTAAAAATCCGAACGGCCTTACCGTTTAA
- the cas5c gene encoding type I-C CRISPR-associated protein Cas5c: MGNNIEYLVSGKLALFTDPLTRMGGEKCSYHIPTYEALKGVTKSVYWKPTINWVIDEVRVMNPVRTFAKNMKLIKYHESGAELSVYTYLTDVSYQVRAHYEWNLLRDDMKADRIEGKHSAIIQRTLEKGGRRDICLGARECQAYVEPCRFGEGPGAYDDIPELAFGVMFHGFDYPDETGREELGVRFWKPVMKNGIVKFIRPEECKITRAVRKMKANPPRSCGVNDLSLEE; encoded by the coding sequence ATGGGAAATAACATAGAATATCTGGTATCAGGGAAATTAGCCTTATTCACTGATCCCCTTACCCGCATGGGCGGTGAAAAATGCTCTTACCATATCCCCACCTATGAAGCATTAAAAGGGGTGACCAAATCCGTCTACTGGAAACCCACCATTAATTGGGTCATTGATGAAGTACGCGTCATGAATCCTGTCCGTACTTTCGCAAAAAACATGAAACTGATCAAGTATCATGAAAGCGGCGCCGAATTATCCGTATATACCTATTTAACAGACGTTTCCTATCAGGTACGGGCACATTACGAGTGGAATTTGCTTCGCGATGATATGAAGGCGGACCGAATTGAAGGCAAGCATTCCGCCATTATCCAGCGCACGCTGGAAAAGGGCGGAAGACGCGATATCTGCCTGGGTGCGCGCGAATGCCAGGCTTATGTGGAACCGTGCCGGTTTGGAGAAGGCCCGGGAGCGTATGATGATATTCCGGAATTAGCCTTTGGCGTTATGTTCCATGGATTTGATTATCCGGATGAAACAGGAAGAGAAGAATTGGGAGTACGGTTCTGGAAACCTGTCATGAAGAATGGGATTGTTAAATTCATTCGTCCCGAAGAGTGCAAAATAACCAGAGCTGTCCGCAAGATGAAAGCTAACCCTCCACGATCATGTGGTGTAAATGATTTATCTTTAGAAGAATAG